Below is a window of Escherichia coli DSM 30083 = JCM 1649 = ATCC 11775 DNA.
CCACTTTGTCGACCTGCGGCGTGGCGGTAAGTGCGGCAGCACGGGCAACCATCTGTTCAAACGTGGTTTGTTCCGGAATGGCCTGACGTTCCACCACGTTCAGCGACTGGCTGCGGGTGAAACGGCGTGCGGAAGCTTGTTTTTCCTGACGGGAGAACGACTGCCAGGATTCAGGTATATACAGCGACGAAGGCTGACGTGGATCGAAGGGAATCGCCCCGACCATCACCGGATTTTTGATGCCCTGCGCTTTGGCATCGGCAAACAACGCGGCGAGTTTTTGCTGGAAGGGACTGTCGGGCGAATCCCCGTTCACAGCCGGTTCATCGAAGCGGGCGAAACATCCTGACGTCGTAAAACTGCGGTACGGCGACATAAAGAAAAAGCGATTGGGCGCAAGTGTTGCCATGGTCTGCTGTACTTCCTCAGCCAGTGACGTATCCATATCATCCTCCACAAAATGATAAAGGCTTTAATAATGATTATCATTTATATTTTCGGTCGCTAACCTAAAAGCAAACGCGCACTATGTCAACTCTTGAGGTAACGCAATCTGCAACTCGGGGTTGCATCTGGTTGTGGTTACAATGAAAATGAGAAGCATTAACTTCATTAATAACAGGAAGCTGACTTGTGAGACTCGCCCCGCTCTACCGCAACGCCCTTCTATTAACAGGACTTTTGCTTTCAGGAATAGCCGCAGTTCAGGCCGCCGACTGGCCGCGTCAGATTACTGACAGCCGTGGCACTCATACCCTGGAAAGCCAGCCGCAGCGTATAGTTTCCACCAGCGTCACCCTGACCGGCTCACTGCTGGCGATTGATGCTCCGGTGATCGCCAGCGGCGCGACCACGCCAAATAACCGCGTCGCGGATGACCAGGGCTTTTTACGCCAGTGGAGCAAGGTGGCGAAAGAACGCAAACTGCAACGGCTCTATATCGGCGAACCGAGTGCAGAAGCCGTTGCCGCGCAAATGCCGGATCTGATTTTAATTAGCGCAACCGGCGGCGATTCGGCGCTGGCGCTGTACGATCAGCTTTCTACCATCGCCCCAACATTAATCATCAATTACGACGACAAAAGCTGGCAGTCGCTGTTAACGCAGCTTGGCGAAATTACCGGGCATGAGAAACAAGCGGCAGAGCGGATTGCACAGTTTGATAAGCAACTGGCGGCGGCGAAAGAGCAAATCAAATTACCGCCGCAGCCGGTCACTGCCATCGTCTATACCGCCGCTGCACACAGTGCCAATCTCTGGACGCCGGAATCAGCACAAGGGCAGATGCTGGAACAACTCGGCTTTACGCTGGCGAAGTTGCCCGCAGGCTTAAACGCCAGCCAAAGCCAGGGCAAACGCCATGACATCATTCAGCTTGGTGGAGAAAATCTGGCTGCAGGGTTAAATGGCGAGTCACTATTCCTGTTCGCCGGTGATCAGAAAGACGCCGATGCTATTTATGCTAATCCGCTGCTCGCGCACCTGCCTGCAGTACAAAACAAGCAGGTTTATGCGCTGGGAACCGAGACGTTCCGCCTGGATTACTACAGCGCCATGCAAGTGCTGGATAGACTTAAGGCGCTGTTTTAAGCATTAACTGTCGGACGCTGTCACCTGCGGCGGCGTCTGGCGAAAACGTCGCAACTCCACCAGCACCAGCAGCAACAACACGCCGATAATCAACAAACCAAAACCGCTCGCGCTTGCGGAAGCAACCGGTGTCATCATCGCTCCCAAACCGCCCAGCAGCGCCGCGCCTATGGCATCGCCCGTCACGTTTTGCGCCGTCCACAAACCGTTAATCCGCCCTAACATCGCTTCCGGGGTTTGCGTTTGCAGCATTGTATATTGCAGCAACGAACTAACCGCGCTCAGCCAGCCGAACAGCGCCAGACAAACCACGCCTAAAATCCACATCGGCATCAGGCCAAACAGACTAATGGCGAGGAACGCCCCCAATGTGGAGAGCAACATCAACAGACCTGGCCGTACGCTATGCGCCAGTTTTCCACTGGTTAACGCGCCAATAGCCGCACCGAGCGGGATTGCCGCATAGAGAAAGCCAATTTGCGCCGCCGACATCTGCCAGTTGTCAGCCAGCGCCGGATACAGTACCCGCACCGCGCTCGCCATCGTCAATAAACCCCCCAGCAACGCAATCCCTCCCACCAGCGGGCTGGCGAGTAGAAAACGAAATCCTGCCAGTAATGATTTCAACGGATGCTCACGCGGCTGCGGCGGTGGTGGCAACGCCGGAAGGCTTAACAACGGTAGCAAGGTAATAAATGTGCCCGCCGCCGCCAGCCCGTAGTTCCAGGCTACGCCTCCGGTCGCCAGCAGTAAACCGCCAATCATGGGCGAAATCACCGATCCCAGACGCACAGTCAACATGGTGATCGCCCCGGCCTGCATTAGGTTTTCACGCCCTACCAGTGCAGGTGTCGCCGCCAGTAGCGCCGTAACGCCAAGTGATGCGAAAAAACCATCCCATAAACCAAGTAAATAGATTGCCAGCAAAGACGGCTCCGGCAGCAGCGCATTCAGGCACAGTCCAATGAAGCCAATGCCACAGGTGCCGCGCGCCAGCAAAATCACTTTTTTACGCTCATAGCGATCCGCCAGCACACCGCCGACCATCAGGCCAACAAACATCGCGCCGCCGGTCAGCGTCACCGAAAGCCCCACCTGCCAGGTGGAATGCGTCATCATCTGGATCTGCACCGGCACCGCGACGCCGAGCAAACCCAGAGAAACAATTGAGATAAAACGAGCGAGGAATACTGCGCGAAACGCCGGGTGCGTTTTCAACAGGCTGAGGTTAAGCAGCCAGGATTGTTTATTCATTACAATGCCTTGCCATCAAATATTTTAAATATCTATTCTTAGGCTGCACATGCTAACATATCCAAATAAGATCGATAACGATAATTAATTTCATTATCATGGAAGTTCGTATGTCTGGTTCTGTTGCCGTGACACGCGCCATTGCCGTGCCCGGATTGCTGTTATTACTGATTATCGCGACGGCATTAAGCCTACTCATTGGGGCAAAATCACTCCCCGCTTCCGTAGTGCTGGAGGCGCTCTCCGGCACCTGCCAGAGCGCCGACTGCACCATTGTGCTCGACGCCCGTCTGCCGCGCACCCTTGCCGGTTTATTGGCAGGCGGTGCGCTTGGCCTTGCCGGGGCGTTAATGCAAACCCTCACCCGAAACCCGCTTGCCGATCCTGGTTTGCTTGGCGTGAACGCCGGTGCCAGTTTTGCCATTGTGCTGGGCGCGGCGCTGTTTGGTTACTCTTCCGCGCAGGAACAACTGGCGATGGCCTTCGCCGGGGCGCTGGTGGCCTCGTTGATTGTTGCCTTTACCGGCAGCCAGGGCGGCGGGCAGTTAAGTCCGGTGCGTTTAACCCTGGCAGGCGTGGCGCTGGCGGCGGTGCTGGAAGGGCTGACCAGCGGCATCGCCCTGCTTAATCCCGACGTCTACGATCAACTGCGTTTCTGGCAAGCCGGTTCGCTGGATATTCGCAATCTACATACCTTAAAAGTGGTGCTAATCCCGGTGCTTACCGCTGGAGCAACTGCGCTATTACTGAGCCGCGCGCTGAACAGTTTAAGCCTTGGCAGTGACACCGCGACGGCACTGGGCAGTCGCGTAGCGCGCACACAGTTGATTGGTCTGCTGGCAATTACCGTGCTTTGTGGTAGTGCGACGGCGGTAGTTGGCCCGATTGCCTTTATTGGCCTGATGATGCCGCACATGGCGCGCTGGCTGGTAGGTGCCGATCATCGCTGGTCGCTGCCCGTCACGCTACTCGCTACCCCTGCCCTGCTGCTGTTTGCCGATATCATTGGGCGGGTGATTGTTCCCGGCGAACTGCGCGTTTCTGTAGTCAGTGCCTTTATTGGCGCACCAGTGCTGATCTTCCTCGTACGACGTAAAACGCGAGGTGGCGCATGATTTACGTCTCTCGCCGATTAATTATCACCTGTCTGCTGTTGCTAATAGCTTGTGTGATGGCAGGCGTGTGGGGATTACGTAGCGGTGCCGTCACGCTGGAAACTTCGCAGGTATTCGCCGCGTTGATGGGCGACACGCCGCGCAGTATGACGATGGTGGTCACCGAATGGCGTTTACCACGCGTGCTGATGGCGCTGTTGATTGGCGCGGCGCTGGGCGTCAGCGGCGCGATTTTTCAGTCGCTGATGCGTAACCCGCTTGGCAGCCCTGACGTAATGGGCTTTAACACCGGGGCGTGGAGCGGCGTGCTGGTGGCGATGGTGCTGTTTGGTCAGGACCTGACGGCTATCGCGCTGGCAGCAATGGTGGGCGGCATTGTCACTTCGCTGCTGGTCTGGCTGCTCGCCTGGCGTAACGGTATCGACACCTTTCGGTTGATTATTATCGGTATTGGTGTTCGCGCCATGCTGGTGGCCTTTAATACCTGGCTGTTGCTGAAAGCGTCTTTAGAAACGGCGCTAACAGCGGGTTTGTGGAATGCCGGATCGCTCAATGGCCTGACGTGGGCAAAAACCTCGCCTTCCGCACCCATCATTATATTAATGTTAATTGCCGCCGCCTTGCTGGTGCGGCGAATGCGCTTGCTGGAAATGGGCGATGATACCGCATGTGCGCTGGGCGTCAGCGTCGAACGTTCGCGGCTGTTAATGATGCTGGTCGCCGTAGTGCTTACCGCAGCTGCCACTGCCCTGGCGGGGCCAATTTCCTTTATTGCTTTAGTCGCGCCGCACATTGCCCGCCGCATCAGTGGCACCGCTCGCTGGGGGCTAACCCAGGCGGCGCTGTGCGGGGCGCTGTTACTGCTGGTGGCCGATCTCTGCGCCCAACAACTGTTTATGCCGTATCAACTTCCGGTTGGCGTCGTTACCGTCAGCCTCGGCGGTATTTACCTTATCGTCTTGTTAATTCAGGAGTCTCGCAAAAAATGACCGAATCAGTAGCCCGTTTGCGCGGCGAACAGTTAACCCTCGGATATGGCAAATATACCGTTGCGGAAAATCTGACTGTAGAAATACCTGATGGTCACTTCACGGCAATTATCGGGCCAAATGGCTGCGGTAAATCCACGTTACTGCGTACCTTAAGCCGCCTGATGACGCCTGCTCACGGGCATGTCTGGCTGGATGGCGAGCACATTCAACATTACGCCAGTAAAGAGGTTGCACGCCGGATTGGTCTGTTGGCGCAAAACGCCACCACACCGGGCGATATCACCGTGCAGGAGCTGGTGGCGCGTGGGCGTTACCCGCATCAACCGCTGTTTACCCGCTGGCGCAAAGAAGATGAAGACGCGGTAACAAAAGCGATGCAGGCCACGGGAATAACTCATCTGGCGGATCAAAGCGTGGACACCCTTTCTGGCGGACAACGCCAGCGAGCGTGGATCGCGATGGTGCTGGCCCAGGAAACGGCAATTATGCTGCTCGATGAACCCACGACCTGGCTGGATATCAGTCATCAGATTGATTTGCTGGAACTGTTAAGCGAACTGAACCGCGAGAAAGGCTATACCCTGGCGGCGGTGCTGCACGATCTTAATCAGGCCTGTCGTTACGCCAGCCATTTGATTGCATTGCGGGAAGGGAAAATTGTTGCTCAGGGAGCACCGAAGGAGATTGTCACTGCTGAACTGATCGAGCGCATTTATGGTCTGCGCTGCATGATTATTGACGATCCGGTTGCCGGAACGCCGCTCGTGGTGCCGCTCGGACGAACGGCACCTTCAACCGCAAAGATTTAAACTAAGTGGTCTGCCATCATGGCATCCTGTTTTCTGGATGCCATCGCATGGCGCAACAGCACACCACCACAAGCCACCATCCCGCCGATCAACGCGGAAAGGATCACAATAATCGACTTACCCGGACCGTCTTTTTTTACTGGCAATGACGGTCTTAACTGATATTTAAACGGCGTAAAATTCACATCGTTGATATTTGCTTTTGTTAACTGCTCAACAAGATACTGGCGATTACGTAATTCGCCGTTCAGTTCCGCAACGTCAGTAACCGCTTTTTCAATTTCCAGTTTGCGTTCAATACCGTCAGCACCGAGAGAAATAGAGAAATCGGGGTCATCTTTAACGGCCTGACCATTACTGTATACGGGCTTTTTAATTCCTGCCGCGTTGGCAATGTCGAGTGAATAATTGAGGCGCTGAATGTTTGCATCAAGTTGATTTTTCGTTTTAATGCGATCCTGAGCCAGTTTTTCTTTTTCAAACTGGGTTTTGATCTCCAGTTTATTACGGACGTTTTCTATCGACTCTTTCACCACCAACGCAGAGATATAATCGATATACCCGGCCAACACTTTCTGTGCCTCTTCACTGGTGGGCGCGGTAAAACTTAGCGTCCAGGAGGTATACAGTGACGGTTCATCTTTTTTCTTACTGGCATTGTCATCAACCGCTTTCATTTTTTCGCTCAATGCGACGATAGCTCGATGCAAATCCAGTTCGTCGATTTTCGCCTCTTTTAATTGGTCCATCACATAAGGTGATGAGCGCAGGTACTCTTCTAGTAAGCTAACAGACTGAAACCTCTTGATAAACAGGTTAAATGCACCGCCACGGTCGATATTAATATCGAGATCAAGAACGCGGAGTTTGGTAAAGGTTTTCTCCAGGTCCTGCCACTGAATGGCTTCGGCGGGAGTAATGACGGCTGAGCTGGTCCATTTTTGCGGCAGGATGAAAGAGATCAGTAACCCTGCGCAGGCAAACGCAAAAACGACCGCCATGACCGTTTTTTTGGCCCGCCATAAAACTTCAATTAGACTAAGTAAATCAATTTCATTATTACTGGGCGACGCCAGAGGATACTCGGGAAAATGAGCTTCACTTCCCTGTTTAATATTCAGTGATGACATGGGGTATAACCTGAAAATGAGTCCAATAAGAGTAAATCTCCACGGCCCCCACTCTACCAGTTGGTGAGATTTATCCGAAGCTGAAGTTTGTAAATTACTCCCACTGAATGCAACATTCACTCTATTTCAGAGAAATACCCACCAAACTTATAAATTAAACAAATGATAAACCCATAATTATTTTCTGTAATTATGGGTTTATAGATAATATAAATTTACTTATTTAGCGTCGCACGAATAATCGGCCCAATTTTTTCAAACGCCACCGGAGAGATAATATCCACATGCGCACAATCCTGACGATAGATATCCAGCCCAGCAATCCACGGTGCCCAGGCCTGTTCAGGAGTCATACCTTCCTGAAGCGTGCGTTCGGCAACAAATAGCGTCGCTTTACCATCAAACGGTACGCTATGAGCTGTCGTCAGCAGGCGCACAGCATCAGCGTAGTTGCCTTCAATGGTGGTAAACAACTCCGTTGAAGTACTTCCCTGCTGTGCCGCCAGGAAGGCTTCGCGCTCGCGGTTAATCTCCGCCAGCACTTCCGGGTCCAGACCATTGGCTTCTTTTTCCTGCCAGTTTTGCGTTTCTGGCGGCCAGGTATCCAGCAAGCCAAGAAATGCCACCTGTTCGCCACGGGCACGCAGTCGCGCCGCAATGCCCTGCGCCAGCGTACCGCCCAGCGAATAACCCAGCAGGTAATATGGGCCGTGCGGTTGTTGTTCAAGTAACGTTGCCAGATGCGCTTCGCAGACTTCATCCAGATTCGCTGACGTCTGCATGGGGCCATGAGGGCGCGGCGACTGAATGCCGATAATCGACCATTGTGGATCGAGATAACGCGAGAGCACGCTGAACTGCCAGGCAAAACCGGATGCCGGATGGAAACAAAACAGCGTCGGACCATTACCTTCACGCAACGGCAGAATGGTTTCGAATCCCATGCGCTGGGTGCTGTCTTCTTCACCATCAATAATCGTTGCCAGTTTGGCGACAGTTGACGCGACCATCACCTGCCCCGGCGTCACCTGACGAGCAAACTGTCGACTTAACTGCGCTGCCAGTTTCATTGCCAGTAGCGAATGACCGCCAAGCGCAAAGAAATCAGCATCGGCATCCTGCACGTCACAACCCAGCAACGACGAGAATGCCGCGGCGATAATCGTTTCACTGCCCGCTTTCGGCGCACGCCCAGGCGCTTGTGCCTTCAGTTCAGGCAACGGTAAGGCTTTGCGATCCAGCTTGCCGTTGGCGCTAAGTGGTAACTGTGGAAGTTGCAGCAGAACCACCGGTACCATATGTGGTGGCAATGTTTCACGAAGCTGCGCCTGTAATGCGCTGGTATCCAACGGCAGACCTGATTGCGACACCAGATAGCCCACCAACTGACGCGCATCACCACCAGTGGCTGCCGCCTGGTTAATCACACAGGCGTGGGTAACGGCTTGTTCGACATCCGGCAGCGCCTGCATCACGCGATCAATTTCGCCCAGTTCGATACGCTGCCCGCGAATTTTTAGCTGATCGTCACTGCGCCCGAGGTACTCCACTGCGCCGTTATCCAGCCAGCGAGCCACATCGCCGGTACGGTACATCCGTTCACCTGGGGCAAAAGGATCGGCAATAAAGCGGCTGGCGGTCAGATCGGGTCGTCCAAGATACCCCTGCGCCAGTTGAATACCGGTGAGATAGAGATCTCCCACCACACCCGGCGGCACCGGATGCATCATCGCATCGAGAATGCGCAGGCCCGTATTCCACACCGGATAACCAATCGGCACACTGCTGCCGCGCACCTCTGCCAGTTCCTCGCCAAAAGCCGGATACCAACTGACATCTACCGCCGCTTCCGTCGGGCCATATAGATTATGCAACGGCGCGCCGGTTAACTGTTGCCATTCGCGGCATAAATCAGCCGGTAAGGCTTCACCACTACAGAAAACCTGTTTCAACGTCGCGCAACTCTGGCGAGCGGTTTGCGGCGTCAGCGATGCAACAAATGCCGCCAGCATCGACGGCACAAAGTGCGTGGTCGTTACGCCATATTCGGCAAAGAATTGCTGCATAGCGAGCGGGTCGCGGTGCGCTTCCGGTTCAGCCATCACAAGTTTCGCCCCGGCAATAAACGGCCAGAAAAACTCCCACACCGAGACATCAAAACTGCACGGCGTTTTTTGGGCAACGACATCTTCGCCTGTAAGCGGGTAATGGTTTTGCATCCAAAGCAGGCGATTAACGATAGCCGTCTGCCCGACCATTACCCCTTTTGGTCTGCCGGTGGAACCGGAGGTGAAGATGATATAAGCCGTGTGGTGCGGTTGTGAAAGCTGCAGCGGCGCACTGCCCTGTGGGGTAAGCGGGGCGTTATAGCAAAGGCTGGTTAAATTAGGGATATCGCTAAAGCGCGGCAGTTGATCGTCAGTGGTGATTAACAGCGACGGACGCGCATCTTCCAGCATCATTTTCAGGCGATCGTCCGGATAGCCGGTATCCAACGGTAGCCAGGCCGCACCAGCTTCAACTATCGCATGTAGCGCCAGGGTCAAAAAGACCGAGCGCGGTAGCGCCACCGCCACGCTGTCGCCCGGTTTAACGCCGCGCTCACGCAGCAGATTCGCCAGCGCCACCACCTGCTCGCGCATTTCCCGATAGCTGAACTGGTAACGCGCATCTGCCAGCGCCGGAGCATCCGGTGTTTTTGCCGCTTGTTCTGCCACCAGCGCGCTCAGCGTGGTTTCTGGAATCTCAACCTGAGTGGCGTTGATCTGCGCCAGCTGCGCATACTCGCCTGGCAACATAATATCGACATCGCCGCACAACAGCGACGGATCCGCGGCGAACTGCGCAATCAGCATTTTCAGGCGTTCAGCGTGTTGAATTAACGTT
It encodes the following:
- the fepB gene encoding Fe2+-enterobactin ABC transporter substrate-binding protein, which translates into the protein MRLAPLYRNALLLTGLLLSGIAAVQAADWPRQITDSRGTHTLESQPQRIVSTSVTLTGSLLAIDAPVIASGATTPNNRVADDQGFLRQWSKVAKERKLQRLYIGEPSAEAVAAQMPDLILISATGGDSALALYDQLSTIAPTLIINYDDKSWQSLLTQLGEITGHEKQAAERIAQFDKQLAAAKEQIKLPPQPVTAIVYTAAAHSANLWTPESAQGQMLEQLGFTLAKLPAGLNASQSQGKRHDIIQLGGENLAAGLNGESLFLFAGDQKDADAIYANPLLAHLPAVQNKQVYALGTETFRLDYYSAMQVLDRLKALF
- the entS gene encoding enterobactin transporter EntS, encoding MNKQSWLLNLSLLKTHPAFRAVFLARFISIVSLGLLGVAVPVQIQMMTHSTWQVGLSVTLTGGAMFVGLMVGGVLADRYERKKVILLARGTCGIGFIGLCLNALLPEPSLLAIYLLGLWDGFFASLGVTALLAATPALVGRENLMQAGAITMLTVRLGSVISPMIGGLLLATGGVAWNYGLAAAGTFITLLPLLSLPALPPPPQPREHPLKSLLAGFRFLLASPLVGGIALLGGLLTMASAVRVLYPALADNWQMSAAQIGFLYAAIPLGAAIGALTSGKLAHSVRPGLLMLLSTLGAFLAISLFGLMPMWILGVVCLALFGWLSAVSSLLQYTMLQTQTPEAMLGRINGLWTAQNVTGDAIGAALLGGLGAMMTPVASASASGFGLLIIGVLLLLVLVELRRFRQTPPQVTASDS
- the fepD gene encoding Fe(3+)-siderophore ABC transporter permease, producing the protein MSGSVAVTRAIAVPGLLLLLIIATALSLLIGAKSLPASVVLEALSGTCQSADCTIVLDARLPRTLAGLLAGGALGLAGALMQTLTRNPLADPGLLGVNAGASFAIVLGAALFGYSSAQEQLAMAFAGALVASLIVAFTGSQGGGQLSPVRLTLAGVALAAVLEGLTSGIALLNPDVYDQLRFWQAGSLDIRNLHTLKVVLIPVLTAGATALLLSRALNSLSLGSDTATALGSRVARTQLIGLLAITVLCGSATAVVGPIAFIGLMMPHMARWLVGADHRWSLPVTLLATPALLLFADIIGRVIVPGELRVSVVSAFIGAPVLIFLVRRKTRGGA
- the fepG gene encoding iron-enterobactin ABC transporter permease; this translates as MIYVSRRLIITCLLLLIACVMAGVWGLRSGAVTLETSQVFAALMGDTPRSMTMVVTEWRLPRVLMALLIGAALGVSGAIFQSLMRNPLGSPDVMGFNTGAWSGVLVAMVLFGQDLTAIALAAMVGGIVTSLLVWLLAWRNGIDTFRLIIIGIGVRAMLVAFNTWLLLKASLETALTAGLWNAGSLNGLTWAKTSPSAPIIILMLIAAALLVRRMRLLEMGDDTACALGVSVERSRLLMMLVAVVLTAAATALAGPISFIALVAPHIARRISGTARWGLTQAALCGALLLLVADLCAQQLFMPYQLPVGVVTVSLGGIYLIVLLIQESRKK
- the fepC gene encoding iron-enterobactin ABC transporter ATP-binding protein, which encodes MTESVARLRGEQLTLGYGKYTVAENLTVEIPDGHFTAIIGPNGCGKSTLLRTLSRLMTPAHGHVWLDGEHIQHYASKEVARRIGLLAQNATTPGDITVQELVARGRYPHQPLFTRWRKEDEDAVTKAMQATGITHLADQSVDTLSGGQRQRAWIAMVLAQETAIMLLDEPTTWLDISHQIDLLELLSELNREKGYTLAAVLHDLNQACRYASHLIALREGKIVAQGAPKEIVTAELIERIYGLRCMIIDDPVAGTPLVVPLGRTAPSTAKI
- the wzz(fepE) gene encoding LPS O-antigen length regulator Wzz(fepE), which translates into the protein MSSLNIKQGSEAHFPEYPLASPSNNEIDLLSLIEVLWRAKKTVMAVVFAFACAGLLISFILPQKWTSSAVITPAEAIQWQDLEKTFTKLRVLDLDINIDRGGAFNLFIKRFQSVSLLEEYLRSSPYVMDQLKEAKIDELDLHRAIVALSEKMKAVDDNASKKKDEPSLYTSWTLSFTAPTSEEAQKVLAGYIDYISALVVKESIENVRNKLEIKTQFEKEKLAQDRIKTKNQLDANIQRLNYSLDIANAAGIKKPVYSNGQAVKDDPDFSISLGADGIERKLEIEKAVTDVAELNGELRNRQYLVEQLTKANINDVNFTPFKYQLRPSLPVKKDGPGKSIIVILSALIGGMVACGGVLLRHAMASRKQDAMMADHLV
- the entF gene encoding enterobactin non-ribosomal peptide synthetase EntF; the encoded protein is MSQHLPLVAAQPGIWMAEKLSDLPSAWSVAHYVELTGEVDAPLLARAVVAGLAQADTLRMRFTEDNGEVWQWVDDAQTFELPEIIDLRTNIDPHGTARALMQADLQQDLRVDSGKPLVFHQLIQVADNRWYWYQRYHHLLVDGFSFPAITRQIANIYCALLRGEPTPASPFTPFADVVEEYQQYRESEAWQRDAAFWAEQRRQLPPPASLSPAPLPGRSASADILRLKLEFTNGEFRQLATQLSGVQRTDLALALAALWLGRLCNRMDYAAGFIFMRRLGSAALTATGPVLNVLPLGIHIAAQETLPQLATRLAAQLKKMRRHQRYDAEQIVRDSGRAAGEEPLFGPVLNIKVFDYQLDIPGVQAQTHTLATGPVNDLELALFPDEHGDLSIEILANKQRYDEPTLIQHAERLKMLIAQFAADPSLLCGDVDIMLPGEYAQLAQINATQVEIPETTLSALVAEQAAKTPDAPALADARYQFSYREMREQVVALANLLRERGVKPGDSVAVALPRSVFLTLALHAIVEAGAAWLPLDTGYPDDRLKMMLEDARPSLLITTDDQLPRFSDIPNLTSLCYNAPLTPQGSAPLQLSQPHHTAYIIFTSGSTGRPKGVMVGQTAIVNRLLWMQNHYPLTGEDVVAQKTPCSFDVSVWEFFWPFIAGAKLVMAEPEAHRDPLAMQQFFAEYGVTTTHFVPSMLAAFVASLTPQTARQSCATLKQVFCSGEALPADLCREWQQLTGAPLHNLYGPTEAAVDVSWYPAFGEELAEVRGSSVPIGYPVWNTGLRILDAMMHPVPPGVVGDLYLTGIQLAQGYLGRPDLTASRFIADPFAPGERMYRTGDVARWLDNGAVEYLGRSDDQLKIRGQRIELGEIDRVMQALPDVEQAVTHACVINQAAATGGDARQLVGYLVSQSGLPLDTSALQAQLRETLPPHMVPVVLLQLPQLPLSANGKLDRKALPLPELKAQAPGRAPKAGSETIIAAAFSSLLGCDVQDADADFFALGGHSLLAMKLAAQLSRQFARQVTPGQVMVASTVAKLATIIDGEEDSTQRMGFETILPLREGNGPTLFCFHPASGFAWQFSVLSRYLDPQWSIIGIQSPRPHGPMQTSANLDEVCEAHLATLLEQQPHGPYYLLGYSLGGTLAQGIAARLRARGEQVAFLGLLDTWPPETQNWQEKEANGLDPEVLAEINREREAFLAAQQGSTSTELFTTIEGNYADAVRLLTTAHSVPFDGKATLFVAERTLQEGMTPEQAWAPWIAGLDIYRQDCAHVDIISPVAFEKIGPIIRATLNK